A single window of Hyla sarda isolate aHylSar1 chromosome 2, aHylSar1.hap1, whole genome shotgun sequence DNA harbors:
- the LOC130358074 gene encoding uncharacterized protein LOC130358074, which produces MFLQGDINCVSSEEMDRLRMQGAVRSTGVSPLAKICTEFGWKDIWRMQNPEARKYSCWNKTSRTLSRIDTCIGNPQSWDKISQIPYLTRCLSDHAAIEINIITGGLPLEGLLKINAHWFTLIDNGGILKSLVEYFRNNWGTASDQMVWEAGKAFLRGELIRAIKRKKREFRSREEELRKNCLKTEEQQVRNPTEEDPCILWTISDLVDCFNDQRLF; this is translated from the coding sequence atgttcctgcagggagatataaactgtgtaagctcagaggaaatggatagacttcgtatgcagggagcagttagaagtacgggggtgtccccattggctaaaatctgcacagagttcggatggaaggatatttggaggatgcaaaatccggaagctagaaagtattcttgctggaataaaaccagccgaactctgtccagaatagatacatgtattggtaatccccaaagctgggataaaataagccagattccttatctcactcgctgcctgtctgaccacgcagcgatagagataaatattattacgggagggttgcccttggagggtttgttaaaaattaacgcacaCTGGTTTACACTTATAGATAATGGAGGGATATTAAAGAGTCTTGTAGAGTACTTTAGGAACAACTGGGGGACAGCGAGTGACCAGATGGTATGGGAAGCGGGGAAGGCGTTCCTCAGGGGAGAGTTAATAAGAGCAATTAAAAGAAAGAAGCGGGAGTTTAGGAGTAGGGAGGAAGAGCTGAGGAAGAATTGTTTGAAGACAGAAGAACAACAAGTACGGAACCCCACGGAGGAAG